Proteins from one Psilocybe cubensis strain MGC-MH-2018 chromosome 11, whole genome shotgun sequence genomic window:
- a CDS encoding Cytochrome P450 monooxygenase (Cytochrome P450 monooxygenase ARMGADRAFT_1018417): MTIKVTNGTIVVVSDMRTVKELLDDRSAEFASRPAFSGMDAVTGGRYFVTAPAESHYWKISRKVIQPLVSPQAVQKYHPLADMETTQLLYDILHKPEAFYDHITRSTLSFITSVVFGQRTPKHDSPIALSFREYIEQFSRVFSPESAPVDFIPALMYVPERWAPWKKMWKETQAMQHALYFKLFGEVEKRKRAGMNDECFVANMLERQEELALERDTIAYICGVLLDGGAETTASFLQNLILCLVKSPAVLKKAQMEVDSVVGDRLPDFNDIKSMPYVQAVIKETHRFLPTAPTAIPHASVDDSEYRGYIIPKKTPVLINVYLYERPEDFWPERYLLAPDGTISGLPDGMGYARTTLSFGSGKRLCPGMYLANTNTNLAVMRLLWAFDFASIDFPAPSTPKWDIENEFIDRYLSRESDLSFL; the protein is encoded by the exons ATGACG ATCAAAGTCACGAACGGAACAATTGTTGTAGTTTCCGATATGAGAACGGTCAAGGAACTCTTGGACGACCGCAGCGCCGAGTTCGCCTCTCGTCCTGCGTTTTCGGGTATGGATGCAGTAACTGGTGGTCGTTACTTTGTAACGGCTCCTGCTG AGAGCCACTACTGGAAAATAAGCCGAAAGGTCATCCAACCACTGGTATCGCCTCAAGCAGTCCAGAAGTATCATCCTCTTGCAGACATGGAGACAACACAATTGTTGTACGACATCTTGCATAAACCTGAG GCCTTTTACGACCATATCACGCGCTCAACACTTTCGTTTATAACGTCCGTGGTCTTTGGACAACGCACCCCCAAGCATGACTCCCCTATTGCACTTTCCTTTAGGGAGTACATCGAACAATTTTCCAGAGTGTTCTCCCCTGAATCAGCCCCCGTGGATTTCATTCCTGCTCTTATGTATGTGCCGGAGAGGTGGGCACCATGGAAGAAGATGTGGAAGGAAACACAAGCCATGCAACATGCTCTAtattttaaactttttggaGAGGTCGAGAAGCGCAAGCGAGCTGGCATGAATGACGAGTGCTTCGTTGCAAATATGTTGGAACGGCAAGAGGAACTGGCGCTTGAACGTGATACTATTGC ATACATTTGTGGGGTCCTTTTAGATGGCGGAGCGGAGACGACTGCCTCATTTTTGCAGAATCTCATTCTCTGCCTGGTGAAATCCCCAGCGGTATTAAAGAAAGCCCAAATGGAGGTGGATAGCGTCGTTGGAGATAGACTTCCGGATTTCAATGATATCAAATCTATGCCTTATGTTCAAGCCGTCATCAAGGAG ACTCATCGCTTCCTACCCACCGCACCAACTGCCATCCCGCACGCATCTGTTGATGATTCTGAG TATCGAGGATATATCATCCCGAAGAAAACCCCTGTTCTCATCAATGTTT ACCTTTATGAACGACCTGAAGACTTTTGGCCTGAGCGGTATCTGCTAGCGCCGGATGGTACTATTTCTGGACTGCCTGACGGTATGGGATACGCCCGTACAACACTGTCCTTCGGAAGTGGCAAG AGGTTATGCCCTGGGATGTACCTTGCGAATACCAACACT AATCTAGCTGTCATGCGTCTTCTCTGGGCATTTGACTTCGCCTCCATCGATTTTCCAGCCCCTTCGACACCAAAATGGGATATTGAGAATGAATTTATTGAT CGATACCTCTCCCGTGAGTCCGACCTGAGCTTCCTCTGA
- a CDS encoding Putative galacturan 1,4-alpha-galacturonidase A has product MTWDLVSSKVNLRGYLSFPSDVQFWLNSTNTYRVVFIQACIPIQASWFVVTGSDFEIDAHNTGGIQGNGQTWWSYFATHTREDGDGRPIALTVFNATRATIKNFRIESPPFWSSAVAQSQDVVFDGMYINATNEDPLYIGKK; this is encoded by the exons ATGACTTGGGACCTGGTTTCTTCGAAAGTCAACCTCAGAGGATACTTAAGC TTCCCCTCAGATGTACAGTTTTGGCTGAATTCAACCAACACATACCGCGTTGTATTCATTCAGGCGTGTATACCTAT TCAGGCCTCATGGTTTGTCGTCACAGGATCAGACTTCGAGATTGATGCACATAACACCGGAGGGATTCAGGGAAACGGCCAG ACTTGGTGGTCGTATTTTGCAACCCATACTCGTGAAGACGGTGACGGTAGACCTATTGCCCTGACTGTCTTCAACGCAACACGGGCGACAATTAAGAATTTCCGCATTGAATCACCTCCATTCTGGTCGAGCGCAGTTGCTCAATCGCAGGACGTAGTCTTCGATGGCATGTATATTAACGCAACAAACGAGGATCCCTTATATATTGGGAAGAAGTAG
- a CDS encoding Cytochrome P450 monooxygenase (Cytochrome P450 monooxygenase ARMGADRAFT_1018417), whose translation MYTSKLVAIFILITWLLFKLSRIGKRAANLPPGPPTVPLLGNIHLLPTRFSFVKFTEWAKEYGGIMSLKVASGTIIVLSDMQSVKDILDDRSSETAFRPSLHAADVVTEKKYIPLANPDNHVWRMGRRAIQPLVSHQAVQEYLPVAELETTQLLHDIIHNPDGLCHHISRYTFSFIASVVFGKAAPTSDSPELAHFNNYMRHQSSTVSPEAAPVDLIPILKYVPERWAPWKQLWTETRRLQRSLYYSFLEQSERRIESGAKSGAFIERIMDRQEELKLTREMVA comes from the exons ATGTACACCAGCAAATTGGTGGCAATTTTTATTCTCATCACATGGCTGCTATTCAAGCTGTCGCGAATTGGCAAACGCGCTGCAAACTTACCACCTGGTCCACCTACTGTTCCATTGCTCGGAAATATCCATCTCCTACCCACTAGGTTCTCCTTCGTAAA GTTCACTGAATGGGCAAAGGAGTACGGGGGAATCATGTCG CTCAAAGTGGCGAGTGGAACCATTATTGTGCTCTCCGACATGCAAAGCGTTAAGGACATTCTGGATGATCGAAGTAGTGAAACAGCTTTTCGCCCCTCTCTACACGCCGCAGATGTTGTAACAGAAAAAAAGTACATTCCTTTGGCCAATCCAG ATAACCATGTTTGGAGAATGGGTCGTCGTGCGATTCAGCCCCTGGTGTCCCATCAAGCAGTTCAGGAATATCTTCCGGTCGCCGAACTGGAGACCACTCAACTTCTGCACGACATTATACATAATCCTGAT GGACTTTGTCATCATATTTCTCGCTACACATTCTCGTTCATTGCTTCCGTTGTCTTTGGAAAAGCTGCACCAACATCCGATTCTCCAGAACTTGCACATTTCAACAATTATATGCGTCACCAATCAAGTACAGTATCGCCGGAAGCCGCACCAGTTGATCTCATCCCAATTTTGAAATATGTTCCCGAACGATGGGCACCCTGGAAACAGCTTTGGACGGAAACAAGAAGACTACAAAGGTCTCTGTACTACTCATTCTTGGAACAGTCCGAGAGACGAATCGAAAGCGGTGCTAAAAGTGGCGCATTCATCGAGAGAATCATGGACCGTCAAGAAGAACTCAAATTAACTAGGGAGATGGTTGCGTAA